GCAGCGGTATGGCGGCCAAAACATCGTCCAGAGGCTCCGTCATGGCGTGCTCCCGCTTAGGTGTCCACTGCCGCAGCCACAGCCTGTGTGAAAACAGCGCAAAGGGCATCCGGGTCCTCCAACCCGACGGAGACCCGAAAGAAGCCTTCTGACATGCCGAGCTCACCGCGTCGCTCAGCACTCAACGCACGATGAGAGGAAGACGCTGGATGGGATAGCGTGGTACCTACGTCGCCAAGGGTTGGCGCAAAGCTCAGACCATCCGCCGCGCGCGTAAACGCATTGGCCGCCGCGCGCGCACCGTCCAGTTCAAAGCTGACCATATTGCAGAACTGGCCATTCAGAAGCGCTTTTGCCCTATTGTGGTCCGGGTGGTCGCTGCGCCCGGGATAGATCACGCGTCGCACCCCCGGCAACGCCGCCAGATGATCCGCCAGTCGAGCCGCTGTGGCTTGCGCGCGCTCAAAGCGCAACTCAAAAGAGAGCATGCCCCGTTCCGCCAGCCAACAGTCAAAGGGACTGGGAGACATGCCCGCAGTGACCGTAAACACCCTTAGCCGGGTATTCAGATCAGCGTCGCGGGCCGCGACATACCCCAGCATCACATCAGAATGCCCGGCGAGCAATTTGGTGATGGAATGAATGACGATATCCGCACCCTGCTCAAAGGGTTGAAATGCGCGCGGCGTGGTGAATGTATTGTCGATCACCAACAAAACGCCGGTTTCCTTGGCCAGCGCGGCCAGACCCGCCACATCCGCAACCTGCAAGGTTGGATTGGACACGGCTTCGATCAGGATCATGCGGGTTTCCGGGCGCATGGCCGCGCGCATCGCATCAATGTCGCCGGGATCGACCATACTGGTCGCAATTCCAAGACGCGGAAGGTCTTCGCTCATCATGCGCAGCGAGCGACCATATAGCTGATTGCCGCCGATGACGTGATCCCCTGCTTTGGTTAGACCCAACAGAACGGCACTGACCGCGGCCATGCCTGAAGAGGTTACAACACCGCTGTGCGGAGCGTTTTCCAACCGGTCCAACCGTTTGGCAACCACGTCTGCGTTGGGGTGACCTTCGCGGGAGTAGGTGTAGCCGTGCAACGCGCCTTCATATTGCTGATCGAGCATGTCGGGCGTGTCCGAGGCATAGACCACCGAAGGGCTGAGCGGTGTTACAACTGGCCGGCTGGCGCTTTCGGGCAAAGCATCCGGGCGCACCAGTGACCCTTTTTCGTTTTTCATATTAACCCTTTACGACCCGCAATTCATCTCGGAAGCGACGCATGTTTTCCTGATAATGCACAGCGCTTTGCGTCAGCCCATGAATGGCCTGCGCATCCAATTCGCGCACAACTTTGCCCGGTACACCCATCACAAGGCTGCCATCCGGGACCACCTTGTTCTCCGTGATCAGCGCCCCTGCCCCGATCAGGCAATTGTTGCCGATCTTTGCGCCATTCAGCACCGTGGCTCCCATGCCGATCAGGCTATTGTTGCCAATGGTGCAGCCGTGCAGCATGACTTTGTGACCGATCGTGCAATTCTGGCCGATGCTCAGCGGATAGCCCGCATCGATGTGAAAGACACAGTTTTCCTGAACGTTGGAGCCTTTGCCAATCCGGATCTCTTCATGATCGGCGCGGATGGTGGTGCCGAACCAGACCGACGCGCCCTCTTCCAGCACGACTTGTCCAACCAGATTGGCATCTGGTGCGACCCAGGTATCTTCGTGCAATTCCGGCGCTTTTGCACCCAGCGCGTATAGTGTCATGGCAAATCCTCAAATTCTGATTGCAAAGCCCGCACATGATCCGTCAGCCCCGGCACCTGACTACGACGCAAACGTGTCGCGGATATGATGGTTTTCAACTGCGCTTCTGTGGCGTCCAGATCGTCATTCACCAAGACAAAATCATAAGCACCCCAATGGCTGATCTCATCCCAGCTTTTCTCCATGCGGCGCGCGATGGTGGCCGCATCATCCTGCCCGCGCTTTTCAAGACGGTTGCGCAGTTCGACAATGGAGGGCGGCAACAAGAAGATGGACAGGGTATGCGCCCCCAGCGCCGAATTGGTGATCTGCTGCGCGCCCTGCCAGTCAATATCAAAAAGAACGTCACGCCCTGAAGCAATCGCCTTTTGGACCGGTGCGCGCGGCGAGCCGTAGAAATTGCCGAAAACATGCGCATGCTCCAGCATCCCTTCCTCCGCCACCTGCGACTTGAAACTGGCGTGGTCGACGAAATAGTATTCGCGCCCGTCTTCTTCACCGGGGCGCGCTTGCCGAGTGGTGGCGGAAATGGAAAACTCGATCTCCGGATCCCAATCGCGCAACCGTCGCGCCAGAGTTGATTTTCCGGCACCGGAAGGTGAACTGAGAATGATCAAAAGGCCACGGCGTGTCGCGGTCATGCTTTACTCCACATTCTGTACTTGTTCACGCATCTGATCGATCACTGCCTTGAGCGCAAGACCACAGCGCGTGAGATCGGTGTTTTGCGCCTTGGCGCAAAGCGTATTTGCTTCGCGATTGAACTCTTGCATCAGAAAATCAAGCTTGCGTCCAACGGGACCACCCTGCCCCAGCAATTCCCGAGCAGCGTCAACATGCGCGCTCAACCGGTCGATTTCTTCTGTGACATCCGATTTAACGGCGATCAATGCAAGCTCTTGGGCCACACGGTCCGGGTCCAACCCGTCCGTATTATCGACAACTTTTGCCAGATTTCGTTGCAATGTCGCACTCATGGCAGCGGCGCGCGCATTTGTCAGTTGCGCAGAGTCGGCTGTGAGCTGGGCGATCTGATCCAGCTGCTCGAGCAAAACAGTTTGCAACGCGGCCCCTTCGCTGTCGCGCATGGCGTTGAAATCGGCGATTAACGTCTGCGCTTCGGCCAACAGTGCCGAGGCCAGAGGGGCGGCATCGTCCTCACTGCTGCTTTGCTCCAATACACCGCGCAGCGCAACAATGTCAGAAGACTTTGAAGGCGCCAGCGAGATGCCTGCATCCATCGCGCGGGATTCAATCACAGCCATGGCATCCAAAACTGCCGTGAGCTGTGCTGCGTTAATCTGCAAGGCGCCTGAAGCATCATCGCGTGCCAGACGAAGCGACAACGTCACATTCCCCCGTGCCACCGCAGCACCCAGTTTTTTGCGCAACCCGATTTCAAGCCCGTCGATCCAATCCGGGACCCTCAGTCGCAGATCAAGCCCCTTGCCGTTGACCGCACGCAGTTCCCATGTCCAGGAGTGTGGGGATAGGTTGCCGGTCGCGGAGGCAAAACCAGTCATCGATCGGATCATCCGGATATCCTTTGGCTTATGATGACGAGCCTTATGGCGAATTTGCCTCACAGGGCAACCCCTCGGCAGTTTACTGCCACCTGAAAGGTTGCGGAAACGCGGTTAACCAAATCTAAAGAAATCATACCGTTTGTAGAAAATTGTTGGTATTAAAGTTTCAGTAACCAGTTTGGTGCTGCGACATGAGATCAACAGCGGCACGGGTGGGTAAAACGAAATGGACGCGAAAGCGGCGTTTCAGTATAGGGGGCGGCAATGGACAACGGCGGTAAAAACTCGCACAATGTATTTTCTATGACGCAAAATGTTTCTCATAACGGCTTCGCGCCATTGGCCCAACTTGAGGCCTATTGGGAAGCCTTGCGTGGCGGGCGCTTGATGCCCAACCGTGCGGAGATCGATCCACGCGGGATCGAACAGGCGTTGGAGTTCTCTTTCATTGTAGAGCGCATCGCACCGGGGATTGCACGTTTGCGCATCGCCGGCAGCCATTTGAGCGATCTGATGGGGATGGAAGTACGCGGTATGCCTCTGACGTCCTTCATCACGCCGGGATCACGCCGCCAGTTGAGCGACACTCTCGAAGAGGTGTTCGAAACCCCTGCGACCTGTTCAATTCAATTGCGTTCCGAACAGGGTCCGGGCATGCCCGCCCTTGAAGCGCGCATGGTTTTAATGCCGCTGAAGAGTGATCTGGGCGATGTGAGCCGCGTCCTGGGTGCCTTGGTCTCGGTCGGTGACATGGGTCGCAGCCCGCGTCGATTTGATGTCATACGCACCGCTCTTCGCCCGATTATTGCGGATAGCTCGCTGCCTATTACCGCGGCCAAGGCGCCATCTGTTACAGCAAAAACACCCACGAGAGTGCCGGGTTTTCAGGAAGCCAAAACGCCTTTCAAAAGCGAGACACCGCGTCAGGACGCGCCTTATCTCCGGCTCGTCAAATCTGACGACTAAAGAGATTTTAGTACCAAATTCCTTTGATCAGGAAGACCGTTCGTACAGAATGTACGGGCGGTTTTATTTTGTTTCAGACAATGCGACGCGGACCCCTGCTGTCCGTAAACACCTTTAATCTCTTTTACGTGCTTGAAGAAATGTGTTTCCTGCGGGTCTGATCGGAGTGAGCCAGACCGCACCCATAGCAATATCAAATGTGCATCTGTCGCGTTTCGACCCTTGGTTAAGGCCATCTACATCACATGTCGCGTTTGAGCGAAGCAAGAGGTGACCTTGAAATCGATTCAGGTGCAAGTCGAACTGCTTTTGATCAGGATAGGCAGGATATGATACCGTGCTGCGCAGTCCGGGTATTTTTACCACTTGAAGACGGTCCATGGATTTCACAGCATCCACAATGGATTGCTCAAATGGCCCCTTCAGCTATGTCATTTTTCGCTCTCAGGGTACCGATCTGGCGTCTTCAGGTCCGCGAAAGCAGCATCATCGTATCACGATCAAAAAAGCCCGCAGTTTTCGACTGCGGGCTTTGAGGAAACTCTTTGTCCCTAAAGGTTTTAGCTAACCGCCTGAGTCTGGTGCGTAGCGCGGCGATCAGACAGTTCATCCGCAACAAGAAAGGCCAGTTCCAAGGATTGGCTGGCATTCAGGCGCGGGTCGCAAGCAGTGTGGTAGCGATCTGACAGGTCTTCGTCGCTGACGGCCCGTACACCACCGGTGCATTCGGTTACGTCTTGCCCGGTCATCTCAAAATGCACACCCCCCGGTACGGTGCCTTCAGCCGCGTGAACAGCGAAGAATTCACGCACCTCGCGGAGCACGGACTCAAACGGACGGGTTTTATATCCGGTCGAAGACTTGATCGTATTGCCATGCATCGCATCACAAACCCAAGTCACGTTTGCGCCTTCTTCGCGCACGGTTTTAATGAGGCGCGGCAGGTGTTCGCCAACCGATCCCGCCCCAAAACGTGCAATCAAGGTCAGCCGACCTTCTTCGTTTTCCGGGTTCAGCTTGGCCATCAACACCTTCAGGTCTTCAGAGGTCATTGATGGACCCGCCTTCATGCCGATTGGGTTTTGCACGCCGCTGGCGAATTCCACATGCGCCCCATCGGGCTGGCGCGTGCGGTCCCCGATCCAGATCATGTGACCGGATCCAGCCAGCCATTTGCCGGTGGTGCTGTCCACGCGGGTCAGTGCCTCCTCGTATTCCAGCAGAAGCGACTCGTGGCTGGTGTAGAATTCAACCGACTGCAGCGTATGCGCGGTCTCAGCCGTGACACCGGCAGCAGTCATGAAATCCAGCGTGTCGGAAATACGATTGGCAATCTCGCGGTAACGTTCGACCTTTTCGGCCTCGGTGAAGCCAAGCGTCCAAGCATGCACCTGGTTTACGTCCGCGTAGCCACCCGTTGAAAACGCCCGGATCAAGTTCAGGGTCGCAGCGGCCTGCGTGTAAGCACGCAACATCTTTTCCGGATCAGGAATGCGGGCTTTGGACGTGAAATCCAACTCGTTGATGATATCACCCCGGTAGCTGGGCAATTCCACCCCATCCACGGTTTCCGTGTCGGCCGAGCGCGGTTTGGCAAACTGACCTGCCATGCGGCCAACTTTGATGACCGGAACCTTGGCACCATGGGTCAACACGATCGCCATTTGCAGCATGATTTTGAAGGTGTCGCGGATCGCATCGGAACTGAATTGATCAAAGCTCTCTGCGCAATCACCACCCTGCAACAAAAACGCCTCGCCCCGACCCGCAGCACCCAAGTGCTTTTTCAAGCGGCGTGCTTCACCCGCAAAGACAAGCAATGGAAAGCGCGCGAGCTGTGCCTCAACCGCCTCAAGTGCAGCTTGATCGGGATACTCCGGCATCTGGATCCGCGGTTTCGTGCGCCAGCTTGATTTTGTCCATTCACTCATCGTTCTCACTCCGGGTTGTGCGCGCAAAAAGGCGCGCCCTCTTAACTCACGGCCTTCTATACAAAAGCCTGCGGCGAGTGACCATATCACAAATTATCCGGGAGTCATCTTCGTAAGTGTCTGTCGCTCGGCGGAAGATTATTCTCGATTCAGCCTTCTTTTTCGACTTGGCGCAACGACTCGTAAACAACGCGGCACCCTTTTCCATGTAATGGGTCTCTCAATTGGACGCCCGTGCAAGGCGCTGGAATCCACACCACGTCCTACAATGGCCTCCAGATGGCCGTAAAGACATCTCCATTGTTATAGAAACACTGCTTGTCTTTACCAAAGTACGTCTTTTTGCTGTGCTGATTACTCGGTTGCAATGTCCCCGCCTTGATTGCCTCCGCGAAGGGGCCGTATTAATGCCGAGTAACAGGAGCATGTCGCTTGGTCATGCACGTGGGCCGCAATGGGTCGCGAAAAGGAACGAGCGGACGCGCCAATGCTCCGGAATTTGGAGGGTAACGATCGCTGTTTCGCTATTCCACGCTGGTGCGTTAACGGGAAATCGCATCCGGCATGTAAGACGATGAGACGGGATGAAAACACCAGCAACCCAGCGAGGAAAGACGCGTCTGATTGATATACAGCGCATACGTCCGACTCGGATCGCGACACAGCGACCAACCGGGATCAATAGTTTTTGTCACCCGTAAGCGGCTGATGCTTTTCCAATATGGCATATCACCCTCACACAAAGCAGAAACACTTTAGTGATCCGGGTCCAACTTGCGTTGCTGAAGATTGCCAAGCGCAGATCGCCACAAACAGATTGCATCGCGTCGGGACCCCAGCGAGAGGGCAATTACTGCAAAAACTCACGCGCGGATCTGCCACAAAGCCTTGAAGGGCGACCCATCCACACCCCTGTAAATCTTTGGCCCATAAAGCCGGCCGGAAAGTTCAAGGCATCACACATTCTGCCGGATTGCACCAAAGCCAAAACAACACTGCCAAAGCGCTTCGGTCTTCAAGGGCCACGCACCCAACCGAGACGAGTTTTTCCATAAACCTCTGAGGGCTCCTTCGGCACATGATGATCGCAGATGTGTCAGAAGAAATCCCGGACACATGCGGTCGTTTTGGGAAACGGATTTCAAAGTGAGCTATCAAGCAGGAATTCGTACTCTTGACGTCACAAACGCAGCATGACCAAGTGGTTTATCAGGCCAGTCTGCGCGCAGATTCGAGGTCGCCAAGGCATAAACAAGAAACGGCAATGTCCCAGCAACGTTCAGCCACGCGGATCGATCCGCCAGAAGACAAGCCAAAACGCTTTGTTTTTGTCTTGCTCGACGATTTCACCCTGCTCAGCTTTTCCGCCGCCATTGAAAGCCTGCGCATCGCCAATCGTATGGCCGGCAAGAAAATCTATGACTGGCGTATCGTCGGCGAAGGCGGAGATATTATCCATTGCTCTACGGGCAGCGGCTTCAAACTGGATGGCGATCTTGAAGATCTGACGCGCGATGACACCGTAATGATCTGCGGCGGGATCAATATTCAAGATGCCACGACCAAAAGATTGCTGGGTTGGTTGCGTCGGGAAGCGCGCAAAGGCCTGTTGGTTGGTGGGTTGTGCACTGCCGGGTACACGCTTGCCAAGGCCGGTTTGCTGGATGGCAAGCGCGCAACGATCCACTGGGAAAATCAGGATAGCTTCTCTGAGGAGTTCCAGGAAGTCGAACTGACCAAATCTGTGTTTGTTGTGGATGGCAATCGTATGACCACGGCCGGGGGAACATCCTCAATTGACTTGATGCTGAAACTGATTGCAGATGATCAGGGTGAAGATTTGGCCAATATGGTGGCGGATCAATTGATCTATGCCTCAATCCGAACCGACCAGGACACACAACGCCTCAGCGTGCCGACGCGTATTGGTGTGCGTCATCCCAAGCTCAGCAAGGTTATTCAGATGATGGAAGGCAACATCGAAGAGCCGATCAGCCCGTCGATATTGGCCAAGAATGTGGGTATGAGCACGCGCCAGCTGGAACGGCTGTTTCGCCGGTATCTCAACCGCTCACCCAAGCGATACTATATGGAACTGCGGTTGCAAAAGGCGCGCAATCTGTTGATGCAAACGGATATGAGTGTGATCAATGTGGCGCTGGCCTGTGGTTTTGCCTCACCGAGCCATTTCTCGAAATGCTATCGGTCGCATTATGACACGACGCCCTACCGCGAACGGGGCAGTCACGCGAGCCGCCTGTCCATCTAGGTTCCTGGTTTGGCGATGCGGTAAACTGTGCCGCTTCCCGCGGAAATGAACCAAATGCTGCCATCGGGCGCCTCGACAAGATCGCGCACGCGTTCGGTTTCATCGGTTTCGATTTTCTGGACCTCACGTGCGGATTGCCCGGTGATTTCCAGACGCGAGATATAGTCAAATTTTAACGAGCCAACGAACATATCCCCGCGCCAGTTTGGGAACATATCCCCTTGATAGACAATCAGACCGGACGGTGCCATTGAAGGATCCCAGTAGTAGGCAGGCTGTTCCAATCCGGGTTTTGCGCTGCCCTCACCAATTTTACCACCGGAGTAATGGCGTCCATAAGAAATGATCGGCCAGCCAAAATTTGCGCCCTTTTTGATCAGATTCACCTCATCTCCGCCTCTTGCGCCGTGCTCGGACGTCCAAAGCCGCCCTTGAGCGTCCAAATTCGCCCCTTGGGGATTACGATGTCCGAAAGACCAAATTTCAGGCAGGAAATCTGCCCGCCCCACAAACGGATTATCGCCGGGCACAGACCCATCACGATTGATGCGGATAATCGAACCATTGTGGCGGCCGACATCCTGTGCAGATGGCCGGTCGCCCCGATCCCCGATGGTTAGAAACAAGGTCCCGTCTCGCGCCTCCACCACCCGGCTGCCAAAATGCCGCCCACCAGATGTGCCCGTCGACATTTGAAAGATATCCCGCAGGTTTTCGAGGCGATTTGCATCATTGGAAAGACGCGCAACAGCCAGTGCGGTTGCAGCCCCACCCTTGACCGGCTTGGAATAGGTCAAGAACACGTCGCGTGTGCGGGCGAAATCACGCGCAGGTGTGATGTCCAGCAATCCGCCCTGCCCCTTTGCCACGACTTTTGGCACACCGGCAACTTTGCGGCTTTGACCATTGGACACGGACAACAAATCCCCGTCCCGTTCGGTAATCAAAGCGCCCCCTTTCGGCAACAAAGCCAGCCCCCATGGCGTATCCAGCCCGGTGATCACTGGCGTGATTGTTGCCGCAATTTGATCTTGTGCAAGAAGCTGAGGGGCCGCGCCAACGAGCGTCAGAACACTCAAGTATTTCCACACATCACGCGCTTTCATAGGATGCACCCTTTTGTTGCTTTTGCTAAACAGAAACTTAGGGTTGTAGCCCTTTTTCTCAAGGCGGGATCGCCATATTGTGAGGCCATGGAAAAGCGCTTTTCTTTTAAGCACAGGAGGCCTAACCTGCGCGGCGAACGTCCAGTTCCAATATGGGAGAAACCAATGAAAAAGATGCTTTTGGCCTCAACGGCTGCTGCACTGATGGCGACATCTGCTCTGGCAGGTGGACACGCAAAAGAAGTAAAACTCGGCATTCTGTTTGGCTTTACCGGTCCGATTGAATCACTGACCGGTCCGATGGCCGCAGGTGCCGAAATGGCGATGAACGAAGTCACCGAAAGCGGCAAGCTGCTGGATGCGGCGAAAGTTACCGCGATCCGTGCCGATACGGGCTGCATCGACAACGGCCTGTCCACATCTAACGGCGAACGTATGATCGCAGAAGGTATCAATGGACTGATCGGCGGTGATTGCTCGGGCGTTACAGGTGCGATCCTGCAAAACGTTGCCATTCCAAACGGTATGGTAATGAT
This genomic interval from Paracoccaceae bacterium contains the following:
- a CDS encoding aminotransferase class I/II-fold pyridoxal phosphate-dependent enzyme, which gives rise to MKNEKGSLVRPDALPESASRPVVTPLSPSVVYASDTPDMLDQQYEGALHGYTYSREGHPNADVVAKRLDRLENAPHSGVVTSSGMAAVSAVLLGLTKAGDHVIGGNQLYGRSLRMMSEDLPRLGIATSMVDPGDIDAMRAAMRPETRMILIEAVSNPTLQVADVAGLAALAKETGVLLVIDNTFTTPRAFQPFEQGADIVIHSITKLLAGHSDVMLGYVAARDADLNTRLRVFTVTAGMSPSPFDCWLAERGMLSFELRFERAQATAARLADHLAALPGVRRVIYPGRSDHPDHNRAKALLNGQFCNMVSFELDGARAAANAFTRAADGLSFAPTLGDVGTTLSHPASSSHRALSAERRGELGMSEGFFRVSVGLEDPDALCAVFTQAVAAAVDT
- a CDS encoding gamma carbonic anhydrase family protein, which gives rise to MTLYALGAKAPELHEDTWVAPDANLVGQVVLEEGASVWFGTTIRADHEEIRIGKGSNVQENCVFHIDAGYPLSIGQNCTIGHKVMLHGCTIGNNSLIGMGATVLNGAKIGNNCLIGAGALITENKVVPDGSLVMGVPGKVVRELDAQAIHGLTQSAVHYQENMRRFRDELRVVKG
- the gmk gene encoding guanylate kinase, which gives rise to MTATRRGLLIILSSPSGAGKSTLARRLRDWDPEIEFSISATTRQARPGEEDGREYYFVDHASFKSQVAEEGMLEHAHVFGNFYGSPRAPVQKAIASGRDVLFDIDWQGAQQITNSALGAHTLSIFLLPPSIVELRNRLEKRGQDDAATIARRMEKSWDEISHWGAYDFVLVNDDLDATEAQLKTIISATRLRRSQVPGLTDHVRALQSEFEDLP
- a CDS encoding YicC/YloC family endoribonuclease is translated as MIRSMTGFASATGNLSPHSWTWELRAVNGKGLDLRLRVPDWIDGLEIGLRKKLGAAVARGNVTLSLRLARDDASGALQINAAQLTAVLDAMAVIESRAMDAGISLAPSKSSDIVALRGVLEQSSSEDDAAPLASALLAEAQTLIADFNAMRDSEGAALQTVLLEQLDQIAQLTADSAQLTNARAAAMSATLQRNLAKVVDNTDGLDPDRVAQELALIAVKSDVTEEIDRLSAHVDAARELLGQGGPVGRKLDFLMQEFNREANTLCAKAQNTDLTRCGLALKAVIDQMREQVQNVE
- a CDS encoding PAS domain-containing protein; this encodes MTQNVSHNGFAPLAQLEAYWEALRGGRLMPNRAEIDPRGIEQALEFSFIVERIAPGIARLRIAGSHLSDLMGMEVRGMPLTSFITPGSRRQLSDTLEEVFETPATCSIQLRSEQGPGMPALEARMVLMPLKSDLGDVSRVLGALVSVGDMGRSPRRFDVIRTALRPIIADSSLPITAAKAPSVTAKTPTRVPGFQEAKTPFKSETPRQDAPYLRLVKSDD
- a CDS encoding 3-deoxy-7-phosphoheptulonate synthase class II, coding for MSEWTKSSWRTKPRIQMPEYPDQAALEAVEAQLARFPLLVFAGEARRLKKHLGAAGRGEAFLLQGGDCAESFDQFSSDAIRDTFKIMLQMAIVLTHGAKVPVIKVGRMAGQFAKPRSADTETVDGVELPSYRGDIINELDFTSKARIPDPEKMLRAYTQAAATLNLIRAFSTGGYADVNQVHAWTLGFTEAEKVERYREIANRISDTLDFMTAAGVTAETAHTLQSVEFYTSHESLLLEYEEALTRVDSTTGKWLAGSGHMIWIGDRTRQPDGAHVEFASGVQNPIGMKAGPSMTSEDLKVLMAKLNPENEEGRLTLIARFGAGSVGEHLPRLIKTVREEGANVTWVCDAMHGNTIKSSTGYKTRPFESVLREVREFFAVHAAEGTVPGGVHFEMTGQDVTECTGGVRAVSDEDLSDRYHTACDPRLNASQSLELAFLVADELSDRRATHQTQAVS
- a CDS encoding GlxA family transcriptional regulator, with the protein product MSQQRSATRIDPPEDKPKRFVFVLLDDFTLLSFSAAIESLRIANRMAGKKIYDWRIVGEGGDIIHCSTGSGFKLDGDLEDLTRDDTVMICGGINIQDATTKRLLGWLRREARKGLLVGGLCTAGYTLAKAGLLDGKRATIHWENQDSFSEEFQEVELTKSVFVVDGNRMTTAGGTSSIDLMLKLIADDQGEDLANMVADQLIYASIRTDQDTQRLSVPTRIGVRHPKLSKVIQMMEGNIEEPISPSILAKNVGMSTRQLERLFRRYLNRSPKRYYMELRLQKARNLLMQTDMSVINVALACGFASPSHFSKCYRSHYDTTPYRERGSHASRLSI
- a CDS encoding PQQ-dependent sugar dehydrogenase, with amino-acid sequence MKARDVWKYLSVLTLVGAAPQLLAQDQIAATITPVITGLDTPWGLALLPKGGALITERDGDLLSVSNGQSRKVAGVPKVVAKGQGGLLDITPARDFARTRDVFLTYSKPVKGGAATALAVARLSNDANRLENLRDIFQMSTGTSGGRHFGSRVVEARDGTLFLTIGDRGDRPSAQDVGRHNGSIIRINRDGSVPGDNPFVGRADFLPEIWSFGHRNPQGANLDAQGRLWTSEHGARGGDEVNLIKKGANFGWPIISYGRHYSGGKIGEGSAKPGLEQPAYYWDPSMAPSGLIVYQGDMFPNWRGDMFVGSLKFDYISRLEITGQSAREVQKIETDETERVRDLVEAPDGSIWFISAGSGTVYRIAKPGT